In a genomic window of Ipomoea triloba cultivar NCNSP0323 chromosome 3, ASM357664v1:
- the LOC116013847 gene encoding NEDD8 ultimate buster 1, translating into MGMAKLKIAGAWSGVLEVELEEWTVSMLREEVIRRSGCVAPPESINLICAGKLLKDGDGTEKLSQLGIKNNAKVLASKVSPDRGKSFKEESLAEEERSSRLSRLKAAATSLAQRHAEGSLPVEDFNLELENQSGEKVQLGSDTDQRAIMMGLMLHANGKALIRREQYREALEVLTMGEEAFSLCNPKVIEMVDNVAILQIDLVWCYFMLQDISWLSVAGIRLAKAREGLERAHGKEASRVRLLQGGRYPEIALHVRLELLEGVVGYHSGQFEKARQSLSSAQAKYFQLQIPDEALSVLLSMGYKEGDAKKALRMNNQDVQSAVNFLVEEKEKAAIKREEDHRRQREILEQKCYGMTPLRKAVNLQYLYELVSIGFEKELAAEALRRNENDTQKALDDLTNPETNSAIQLHIESKKKKRLRQEENATIEQLVAMGFPRERVVTAVRTFGTRQAALNHLLGQSNSSSAMAADESASSLSNNGGEDGNPPIPNNDGGDSVSADADASGSNADSTGPSHSEVEENRDVEMEDELTGELLRGDAYSDYDLDITQEGEAITQYLTLLTSAK; encoded by the exons ATGGGTATGGCAAAGCTAAAGATAGCAGGGGCATGGAGTGGGGTGTTGGAGGTAGAGCTGGAGGAGTGGACAGTGTCTATGCTTAGGGAAGAGGTTATCCGGCGATCGGGCTGCGTTGCGCCGCCGGAGAGCATAAACCTCATCTGTGCTGGAAAATTGCTGAAAGACGGAGACGGCACGGAGAAGCTCAGTCAATTGGGCATAAAAAATAATGCGAAGGTTTTGGCCTCCAAGGTTTCTCCTGATCGTGGCAAGTCCTTCAAGGAGGAATCTCTGGCTGAAGAGGAACGCTCTTCTAGACTTTCAAGGCTCAA GGCTGCTGCTACTTCATTGGCCCAGAGACATGCAGAAGGTTCATTACCTGTTGAGGACTTTAACCTAGAACTTGAAAATCAGAGTGGAGAAAAAGTGCAGCTTGGATCTGATACTGACCAGCg CGCTATAATGATGGGTCTCATGCTTCATGCAAATGGCAAAGCACTGATCAGAAGGGAACAATATAGAGAGGCACTTGAGGTTCTCACGATGGGGGAG GAAGCCTTCTCTCTTTGCAATCCTAAAGTTATTGAG ATGGTTGATAATGTAGCCATTCTGCAAATAGACTTGGTGTGGTGTTACTTTATGCTCCAAGACATCAGCTGGCTCTCAGTTGCAGGCATCCGCCTTGCAAAAGCCAGGGAAGGGCTTGAGCGTGCTCATGGGAAGGAAGCTAGTCGCGTTAGACTTCTTCAAGGGGGACGCTATCCTGAGATTGCGCT ACATGTAAGACTGGAGCTGTTAGAAGGAGTAGTTGGATATCACAGTGGTCAGTTTGAAAAAGCTAGACAGTCTTTGAGTTCTGCACAAGCGAAATATTTCCAG CTTCAAATTCCAGATGAAGCACTGTCGGTACTTTTGAGCATGGGCTATAAAGAAGGTGATGCAAAGAAAGCGCTGCGTATGAACAATCAAGATGTTCAAAGTGCTGTTAATTTTCTTGTTGAGGAGAAAGAAAAAGCAGCAATCAAACGGGAGGAGGATCATCGCAGACAAAGAGAGATCCT GGAGCAGAAGTGTTATGGAATGACTCCTCTCAGAAAAGCTGTCAATCTCCAGTATCTCTATGAATTGGTTTCGATTGG GTTTGAGAAAGAGCTTGCTGCAGAAGCGCTTCGAAGAAATGAAAACGACACACAGAAGGCCCTGGACGACCTGACTAATCCAGAAACTAATTCTGCTATACAG CTTCACATCGagtcaaagaaaaagaaaaggctGCGTCAAGAAGAAAATGCTACAATTGAACAGCTTGTAGCCATGGGTTTCCCAAGAGAAAGAG TGGTGACCGCTGTCCGAACTTTTGGCACAAGACAAGCTGCATTAAATCATCTACTCGGGCAATCCAATAGCAGTTCTGCAATGGCTGCCGATGAAAGTGCTTCTTCATTGTCCAATAATGGCGGTGAAGATGGGAACCCTCCCATACCAAACAACGATGGTGGAGACAGTGTGAGTGCTGATGCAGATGCATCAGGTAGTAATGCAGATTCAACCGGTCCAAGCCACAGCGAAGTAGAGGAGAATCGCGATGTGGAAATGGAGGATGAGCTTACTGGTGAACTGTTAAGAGGAGATGCTTACTCTGACTATGACCTTGATATTACGCAAGAAGGCGAAGCAATAACGCAGTATCTGACACTGTTAACTTCTGCAAAGTAA
- the LOC116011687 gene encoding protein ALP1-like has protein sequence MGSCGGGTKRNTPTKKRKKTKKKKKITLSSSNGVKKKSQPLLLTCHHNNQIAKLIPFLISTANSVYSFLLRHDLHLLPKQSLSLESLLASTSISVSNLFSLLSLPPPLTVPHAANPPDSDCWFQRFLASATSDSDSRWIHFFNLGKPSFTLLLRLLTPSLSSLFPLPPNYALALALLRLAHGASYSAISRRFGLDSATACRAFYAVCKAINEKLGHLFELKTDINRVIVGFGWISLPNCCGVLGLEKFELDGDLMGENGYLIVQALVDSEGRFLDVSAGWPCTMSPVNILRQSKLFSGIEESKGYLNGPTFELNDGNSIPQYILGDSCLPLLPWLLTPYIKPVEDVDLSPTQAAFNSVHARAMELVGTAFERVRCRWKLVANKWKGRCDEAFPFVIVACCLLHNFLIKCSENLPDENVEYSRNQEFPVCDEALDDSGKRVRDVIASHLCLVS, from the coding sequence ATGGGCAGCTGCGGCGGAGGCACCAAGAGAAACACCCCAACGAAGAAGcggaagaagacgaagaagaagaagaagattaccTTAAGCAGCAGTAATGGCGTTAAGAAGAAATCACAGCCTCTTCTCCTCACCTGTCACCATAACAATCAGATAGCTAAGCTCATCCCTTTCCTCATCTCCACTGCAAACTCTGTCTACTCTTTCCTCCTCCGCCACGACCTCCATCTCCTCCCTAAACAATCTCTCTCCCTCGAGTCCCTCCTCGCCTCCACTTCTATCTCCGTCTCCAAccttttctctctcctctctcttccCCCGCCTTTGACGGTGCCCCACGCCGCTAATCCGCCGGACTCCGATTGCTGGTTCCAACGATTCCTCGCTTCCGCGACCTCCGATTCGGATTCCCGATGGATCCATTTCTTCAACCTCGGAAAACCCTCGTTTACGCTCCTCCTCCGTCTTCTCACCCCTTCTCTGTCTTCTCTCTTCCCTCTCCCTCCCAATTACGCTCTTGCCCTTGCCCTCTTGCGCCTTGCTCACGGCGCCTCCTACTCTGCCATCTCTCGCCGATTCGGGCTTGATTCCGCCACTGCCTGCCGCGCCTTCTATGCCGTCTGTAAAGCAATTAATGAAAAGCTGGGGCATTTGTTTGAGCTTAAGACGGATATCAATCGGGTTATTGTTGGGTTCGGGTGGATATCTTTGCCCAATTGCTGCGGCGTTCTAGGGTTGGAAAAGTTTGAGCTTGATGGGGATTTGATGGGTGAAAATGGGTATTTGATAGTTCAAGCATTGGTGGACTCTGAAGGAAGATTCTTGGATGTTTCCGCTGGGTGGCCCTGCACCATGAGCCCTGTAAACATTTTGCGACAATCCAAACTCTTTTCTGGTATTGAGGAATCCAAAGGATACTTAAATGGTCCAACATTCGAATTAAATGATGGCAATTCCATTCCTCAGTACATTTTGGGGGACTCTTGTCTCCCACTGCTACCTTGGCTCCTCACCCCTTACATTAAACCAGTTGAGGATGTGGACTTAAGTCCTACACAAGCTGCCTTTAATTCAGTTCATGCTAGGGCAATGGAATTGGTGGGTACAGCATTTGAGAGGGTTAGGTGCAGGTGGAAACTCGTGGCAAATAAATGGAAGGGACGATGCGATGAGGCTTTCCCATTTGTTATCGTGGCATGTTGTTTGTTGCACAATTTTCTTATCAAGTGTAGTGAGAATTTGCCGGATGAAAATGTCGAATACTCCAGGAATCAGGAGTTTCCAGTGTGTGATGAGGCGTTGGACGACAGTGGGAAGAGGGTCAGAGATGTAATTGCATCACATTTGTGTCTGGTAAGTTAG